CCCGCGTTGTCCCCCGCCACCCCTTCATCCAGGAGCTTCCGGAACATCTCCACGCCCGTCACCACGCTCTTCTTCTCGCTCCCGAACCCGATCAAGGACACTTCCTCCCCCACCTTGATCTTGCCCCGCTCGATTCGCCCCGTCGCCACCGTCCCCCGCCCCGTGATCGAGAACACATCCTCGACCGGCATCAGGAACGGCTTGTCGATCTCGCGCACCGGCTCCGGAATGAACGTATCCAACGCGTCGTACAACTCCTGAATCTTCGCCACCCACTTCTCGTCGCCCTCGATCGCCTTGATCGCCGAGCCCCGAATCACCGGCGTGTCATCCCCCGGATAGTTGTACTTCGTCAACAGCTCCCGCACCTCGAGCTCCACCAGATCGAGCAACTCCTCGTCCTCGACCAGATCGCACTTGTTCAGGAACACCACGATCGACGGCACGTTCACCTGCCGCGCCAGCAGAATGTGCTCCCGCGTCTGCGGCATCGGCCCGTCCACCGCGCTCACCACCAGGATCGCCCCGTCCATCTGCGCGGCCCCCGTGATCATGTTCTTCACGTAGTCCGCGTGCCCCGGGCAGTCCACGTGCGCATAGTGCCGGTTCGCCGTCGAGTACTCCACGTGGCTCGTCGCGATCGTCAGGATCTTCGTCGCATCCCGACGCCCCTGACTCTCCGACGCCTTCGCCACCTGATCGTACGGGACGTACGCCCCCAGCCCCTTGTCGGCCGCGATCTTCGTCAACGCCGCCGTCGTCGTCGTCTTCCCGTGGTCAACGTGCCCGATCGTTCCAACGTTGACGTGCGGCTTGTTCCGCTCGAATTTCGCCTTGCCCATGACCCGTTACTCCGTCAGTGAGGTCCTTGTACCGGAGCTGCCGCTCCCCTCGGCGCGCGGCATCCGGATCGTGCCCCGGGCACCCGCCACCACCACTCCATGAAGGCCCAGCAAGCTCGCGACCGGGATCGAACCGGTGACCTCATCCTTACCAAGGATGTGCTCTACCGACTGAGCTACGCGAGCGCCATTCCTTTTTGCGCACCTGCCGCGACCACCCGCATCGCGCGTCCTGCGTTGTTCGTCCCAAGCGGGCGACGGGACTCGAACCCGCGACCCTCAGCTTGGAAGGCTGATGCTCTACCAACTGAGCTACACCCGCGCTTGGACCGCACCTGCCAACCTACCGTTCGTCTGCCCGGGCGAACCGTCCCGCAATCACTGCCTCAATGGTGGGGGTAGGATTCGAACCTACGTAGGGCGAAGCCCGGCAGATTTACAGTCTGCTGCCATTAGCCACTCGGCCACCCCACCGTCCCGACTCACCGCTTTTCGACACGGAACCCCGCTCGACCGAAAGCGGGGTTCCGTATACCTTCCGTTCTGCGCGCTCAAGCTGACGAAGGGACTCGAACCCTTAACCTGCTGATTACAAATCAGCTGCTCTGCCAATTGAGCTACGCCAGCGGACCCCAAAGCCCGCAGAAAGTTGACAGACCCTTATCTTACCTTGACTTAGCGCAATCGTCAACGGTCAACCAATCGATCCCGCCCGAAACGGGGTCCAGCCTCCGGACCGGGCTCCTCAGAGCCCCAAACCGACCCTCGAACAAACCCCGAATCAGGCTCCCGAGCCCCGGTCGATCAGTTCCGCGCTGCCGTCGCGCCGATCCCGGATCTCGAACCGCTCGGCTGTCAGGAGCTGGCGAATCCGGTCCGCCTCGGCGAAATCCTTGGCCCCCTTGGCTATCCGGCGCCGTACCGCCCAGCGGGTTGCCCAGCGAAGTCGGCCCTCGATGCCGCTGGGACCCGTCGGCTCCAAGAGGGTCTCGTCGTCATCAGTGGCCGACGCCGGGATCTCCGCCCGCGCCTGAGCCCGATGGGCAACCGCCAGGACCCGGTCGACGAGATCCCAGGCCTGCCGGGCTGCCGCCGTCGGTGCCACTCCGTCATCGAGCAGCCGATTGGCTTCGCGCACAAACTCGAAGACACAGCCGACTGCCTCGGGGGCGTTAAGGTCGTCGTCGAGTGCCGCCGTCAGACCCGCTTCGAGCGCCCGGCTGGGCTCGGCCCAGGGCGAGTCGGCTCCGCCCTTCCCTTGGCCGGCCCGCTCCAGGCGATCGGCAAACTCACCGAGACGCCGAGCGCCTTCCCGCGCCGCCGCCAGCGCATCATCAGTCAGGTCGAGCTGCTGGCGATAGTGGGTCTGATAGATGAGGAGACGGATGGCTGCCGCTTCGACCCCGTCTTCGCGCAGATCTCGGGGCGTCGTAATGTTGCCGAACCGCTTCGACATCTTGGCGCCACGAACGTTGAGAAACTCACCGTGGAGCCAGTACCGGGCAAACAGATCCTCGCCGGTATAGGCGCAGCTCTGGGCAATTTCATCCTCGTGGTGAGGAAAGATCAGGTCGACTCCGCCGGTATGAATGTCGAGCACCTGTTCGCCGTAGCGGTGGCTCACCAGCTCGAGCGCCATGGCCGAACACTCGAGGTGCCACCCGGGGCGGCCGCGACCAAACGGCGCATCCCAGGCGGCGCCGACCTTCTCGTCCTCCGGCTTGGCCGCCTTCCAGAGCACGAAGTCCTGGGCGTTGTCCTTGGTGTACTCGTCGGAGGTAATCCGACCGCTCGCCCCGGTCTTCAACTCGCGGCGGTCGAGCTGCGACAGCCGACCGTATGCCGGAAAGCGGTCGATCCCGAAATAGACCGACCCATCCTCCCCTCGATAGGCCGTCCCGTTGCGCAGCAGACCGGACACCAGCCGGATCATCGACGGCACGAAGGCCGTCGCGCGCGGGTAGGCATGGGCCGGAACGATGCGCAGGTAGTCCCGGTCCTCATAAAAGGCCGTCACATAGGGGGCGACCAGTTGATCGATGCCCACCCCCTGTTCGCCGGCCACTCGGATGATCTTGTCGTCCACATCGGTGAGATTCATGATGTGAAAGACCTGGTACCCGCTGGCCTCGAGCCAGCGCCTGAGCAGGTCGACGAACAGAAAGGTCCGGAAGTTCCCGATGTGAGCGTAGTTATAGACGGTAGGCCCGCAGGAATAGAGCGTGACCCGAGGTGGCGCCCCTGGCACGAACGGCTCGATTCGACGAGTCAACGTATTGAAAAGTGACAGCCCCACGTCTGTTCCTCCGCCTTGGCCCGAATCCCAGCCGCAACGCGAGGCGGGAAGCTAGCAATCCATGCCGAAGAGGAACAGGCCGCCGCTGCCGAGGCGGGCTTACCCCTCGCCGAGCGGGGCGGCGTGACTCGGCGGCGGGTTTCCCGGAGGGGGTGGCGGCTGCATCAGGATGGTCCGCTGCGCGGCCGGAATCTGAATGCCCTCGGCGTCCAGCCGCAGTTTGAGACGGCGCGAGAACTCGCGGAAGGCCGGCCCCTGCTGCCCCGGAATCGTTCGAATCAGCGTGCGAATCACGACGCCATTGTCGCCAAAACGATCGATGCCCACCACCTCCGAACCGCCATCAAAGCGGGCCTTCCAAGCCGGATCAACCTGAAACTTGACCAGCTCGTCCCGGACCACCGCCAAGGCGTGATCGACGTCGGTGCCATAGCTGACCGGGACGTCGACCACGGCTCGTGACCAGCCTCGGCTGGTGTTGACGACCCAGGGAATCGAACCATTCGGAATGATATGGAGGGCTCCGTGCAAATCTCGGATCCGAACGGCCCGCAGCGAGACCTGCTCGACGGTGCCGCTGTGCTCGCCGATGCGCACTCCGTCGCCGACGACGAACTGATTCTCGAGCAGGATGAAGAAGCCGGAGATCAGATCCTTGACGAGGCTCTGCGCACCGAACGACACCGCAAGGCTGAGAATCCCGACGCCCGCCAGGAGGGGTCGGATATCGATAAAGAGGTTGAGGCTCGACAAGAAGACGGCCAGGATGATGACCGCTCGCCCGACACTGCGGACCAGCTGGGCAATGGTCTGCCCGCGCTTCTCCCCGGCTGACAGCACGGTTGGGTCGCCATCGTCGGCCGCGAGCTCGATCCGACGGGCCACCAGGCGCACCAGGCCGGAGCCGGCCCAGCCGAGCAGCAGCAGCACCGCGAGTTGCAGGACCTTGCGGACCATATGGCCCCGCTCAGTCCCGAGCAGATCGGCAAGCCAGTCAATTGCAGTAAGGTCCATGATGCCCAAAGCTTAGGGGCGACCGGCTCGATCGTCAAAATGGCAAAGGGGTGCCGTTGCTGCTGCCACGGCACCCCTCGGCCCCTGCGTGCTGCAATGAGTCAGCCTTTGTCCTCCGGACGCACGACCAGCACCGGCACGCCGGCGCCTCGAATGATCTCGCCAGCGACGCTCCCGAGAAGCAGTCGGCGGAAACCGGTGGCGCCCTGGGTAGTCATGGCCACGAAGTCGTAGCCTTCGGCCCTGATTTCATCCAGGATGCTCGGGACCGCCGAGGTACCGATAATGGTCTTGGTACTGACCCGAAGCCCCTCCCCCCGAAGTCGCTCGGCCACACCCTCCAAGTATCGCTCGGACGCCTGCCGCCGTGCCGTAATTTCCTCATCGGAGAACACGATCGGGTACGGTGGCATCGAACCGACCACACCGACGGCGGGCTCATTGACGTGAAGCAGAGTGAGATGAGCCTGGGTTACCAGGGCGAATGGAATCAGCGGCGTCAGAATCGCCTCGGAACCTTCGGACTGATCGAGTGGCACCAAACAACGGTCGAAGGGGGCCTGCTCGGGAAGCACCGGCTTGCCGTCCTTGGGCCGAATCAGAAGCACAGGCGTGGACGTCCGCCGAATCACGTAATCCGCGACGCTGCCGAGCCAGGCACGGGCCAAGGCCCCCCGCCCGTGAGTCGACATCACGAAAACGTCGG
This window of the Gemmatimonadales bacterium genome carries:
- the tuf gene encoding elongation factor Tu, which produces MGKAKFERNKPHVNVGTIGHVDHGKTTTTAALTKIAADKGLGAYVPYDQVAKASESQGRRDATKILTIATSHVEYSTANRHYAHVDCPGHADYVKNMITGAAQMDGAILVVSAVDGPMPQTREHILLARQVNVPSIVVFLNKCDLVEDEELLDLVELEVRELLTKYNYPGDDTPVIRGSAIKAIEGDEKWVAKIQELYDALDTFIPEPVREIDKPFLMPVEDVFSITGRGTVATGRIERGKIKVGEEVSLIGFGSEKKSVVTGVEMFRKLLDEGVAGDNAGLLLRGVEKTEIERGMVLAKAGSITPHTSFESEIYVLTKDEGGRHTPFFKGYRPQFYFRTTDVTGNIELPAGVEMVMPGDNVQMKVELITPIAMDEGLRFAIREGGRTVGAGVVTKILK
- the cysS gene encoding cysteine--tRNA ligase, whose protein sequence is MGLSLFNTLTRRIEPFVPGAPPRVTLYSCGPTVYNYAHIGNFRTFLFVDLLRRWLEASGYQVFHIMNLTDVDDKIIRVAGEQGVGIDQLVAPYVTAFYEDRDYLRIVPAHAYPRATAFVPSMIRLVSGLLRNGTAYRGEDGSVYFGIDRFPAYGRLSQLDRRELKTGASGRITSDEYTKDNAQDFVLWKAAKPEDEKVGAAWDAPFGRGRPGWHLECSAMALELVSHRYGEQVLDIHTGGVDLIFPHHEDEIAQSCAYTGEDLFARYWLHGEFLNVRGAKMSKRFGNITTPRDLREDGVEAAAIRLLIYQTHYRQQLDLTDDALAAAREGARRLGEFADRLERAGQGKGGADSPWAEPSRALEAGLTAALDDDLNAPEAVGCVFEFVREANRLLDDGVAPTAAARQAWDLVDRVLAVAHRAQARAEIPASATDDDETLLEPTGPSGIEGRLRWATRWAVRRRIAKGAKDFAEADRIRQLLTAERFEIRDRRDGSAELIDRGSGA
- a CDS encoding mechanosensitive ion channel family protein, coding for MVRKVLQLAVLLLLGWAGSGLVRLVARRIELAADDGDPTVLSAGEKRGQTIAQLVRSVGRAVIILAVFLSSLNLFIDIRPLLAGVGILSLAVSFGAQSLVKDLISGFFILLENQFVVGDGVRIGEHSGTVEQVSLRAVRIRDLHGALHIIPNGSIPWVVNTSRGWSRAVVDVPVSYGTDVDHALAVVRDELVKFQVDPAWKARFDGGSEVVGIDRFGDNGVVIRTLIRTIPGQQGPAFREFSRRLKLRLDAEGIQIPAAQRTILMQPPPPPGNPPPSHAAPLGEG
- a CDS encoding universal stress protein, with the protein product MKSVVVALDGSLFAEAALPVAARLAREAKAGLTLLRVHEQATTLTPIEGAPMVGVPDEEQARAEDRAYLSSVARSLGTVGGSDVSYRLIDGVAGEALVRELDRIRPDVFVMSTHGRGALARAWLGSVADYVIRRTSTPVLLIRPKDGKPVLPEQAPFDRCLVPLDQSEGSEAILTPLIPFALVTQAHLTLLHVNEPAVGVVGSMPPYPIVFSDEEITARRQASERYLEGVAERLRGEGLRVSTKTIIGTSAVPSILDEIRAEGYDFVAMTTQGATGFRRLLLGSVAGEIIRGAGVPVLVVRPEDKG